In Methylomonas sp. ZR1, one DNA window encodes the following:
- a CDS encoding SDR family oxidoreductase, with translation MTSSKKIAVVTGASSGIGSVYADRLAQRGYDLLLVARRGDRLQNLAAKLERAYGIKAETRMANLENETDLAGLEAVLAADPAISLLVNNAGIARLSPVAEAPVKDSLSQIALNITALTRLTHAVLPAFKARNEGVIINIASVLAVHTFPVSSVYSGTKAFVLNFSRGLQQELANTGIRVQVVLPSATATELWDTAGMPLTAFPEEAVMTTEHLVDAALAGFDQGELVTWPSLADAGHWDRYDAQRTELFAATQTGQSAPRLATPS, from the coding sequence ATGACTTCATCAAAAAAAATCGCTGTTGTAACAGGTGCTTCTTCCGGCATCGGATCAGTTTACGCCGATCGTCTAGCTCAGCGCGGATACGACCTTTTGCTGGTCGCCCGGCGCGGCGACCGCTTGCAAAATCTCGCGGCCAAACTAGAGCGGGCTTATGGCATCAAGGCCGAAACGCGGATGGCTAATCTTGAGAACGAAACAGATCTCGCGGGTCTTGAAGCCGTTCTCGCTGCCGATCCCGCCATCAGTCTATTGGTCAACAATGCCGGCATTGCCAGACTCAGCCCGGTGGCTGAAGCGCCAGTGAAAGACTCCTTGTCGCAGATCGCGTTGAATATCACGGCGCTGACGCGATTGACGCATGCCGTGCTGCCTGCGTTCAAGGCGCGCAACGAAGGTGTCATTATCAATATCGCCTCGGTATTGGCTGTTCATACGTTTCCGGTGAGCTCGGTATACAGCGGCACAAAAGCGTTCGTGCTCAATTTCAGTCGCGGGCTACAGCAAGAACTGGCAAATACTGGGATTAGAGTGCAAGTGGTGTTGCCTTCCGCCACAGCCACCGAACTTTGGGATACCGCCGGGATGCCACTGACCGCGTTTCCAGAAGAAGCGGTGATGACTACCGAGCATCTTGTCGATGCCGCGCTGGCTGGTTTCGACCAAGGCGAGCTGGTCACCTGGCCCTCCCTGGCTGACGCCGGGCACTGGGACCGATACGACGCTCAACGGACAGAACTCTTCGCGGCGACGCAAACCGGCCAGTCCGCGCCACGTCTAGCGACGCCGTCCTGA
- a CDS encoding NADP-dependent oxidoreductase, with protein MKALTFKRYGKSPEIGFSDISRPTPKADELLVKVHAAGLNPIDNMIPTGMFKPVLHFQLPATLGSDLAGVVVEVGSRVTRFKPGDAVFASIFDLGKGSLAEFAVVPESAAALKERANLRAGQKIFIPAGSGGIGTFAIQLAKHLGATVGTTTSTGNVELVRSLGADEVVDYKKQDFEKVLGGYDAVLGTLKGAELEKSVGILKPGSKIVSLIGPLDAAFADAKRLNFFLRLVFGLMSRKIMRLARKRAVTYSFLFVRPDGDQLGEIGKLLEAERIKPVIDKVFPFEKAKDALAYLAQGRSKGKVVVKML; from the coding sequence ATGAAAGCACTGACTTTCAAACGCTACGGCAAGTCGCCCGAGATCGGTTTTTCCGACATTTCTCGTCCCACACCGAAGGCTGACGAACTGCTGGTAAAAGTCCACGCCGCGGGCCTGAACCCGATCGACAACATGATTCCAACGGGGATGTTCAAACCGGTCCTGCATTTCCAGTTGCCGGCTACGCTGGGTAGCGATCTTGCCGGGGTGGTGGTTGAGGTCGGCAGCCGCGTAACGCGCTTTAAGCCCGGCGATGCCGTCTTCGCCAGTATCTTCGATCTTGGCAAAGGATCGCTTGCCGAATTCGCGGTGGTGCCGGAGAGCGCCGCCGCGCTGAAGGAACGCGCCAATCTTCGGGCCGGCCAAAAGATTTTCATCCCGGCGGGATCGGGCGGGATCGGCACGTTTGCGATCCAGTTGGCAAAGCACCTTGGCGCCACGGTGGGAACCACCACCAGCACCGGCAACGTTGAACTGGTGCGCAGCCTGGGTGCGGACGAAGTTGTCGATTACAAGAAGCAAGATTTCGAGAAAGTGCTGGGCGGCTACGATGCGGTGCTTGGCACGCTCAAAGGGGCCGAGCTCGAGAAATCGGTCGGCATCCTCAAGCCGGGAAGCAAGATCGTCTCTCTGATCGGGCCGCTGGATGCGGCGTTCGCGGATGCCAAGCGCTTGAATTTTTTCCTCAGGTTAGTATTCGGGCTGATGAGCCGCAAGATCATGAGGCTTGCCAGAAAACGGGCAGTCACTTACTCATTTCTGTTCGTGCGTCCCGATGGCGATCAACTCGGCGAAATCGGCAAACTCCTCGAAGCCGAGCGTATCAAGCCTGTGATCGACAAGGTGTTTCCGTTCGAGAAAGCCAAAGATGCGCTTGCCTACCTCGCCCAGGGACGTTCGAAGGGGAAAGTCGTCGTCAAGATGCTGTGA